One window of the Thermasporomyces composti genome contains the following:
- a CDS encoding alkaline phosphatase D family protein, whose translation MVSTTALRRILGRRDVLSGLAGLGLFAAGFSHAPVWAEPRLREDPFTLGVASGDPHPDGVVLWTRLAPEPLALDGHGGMPNLAVPVRWEVALDERFRRVVQRGEVLAVPELAHAVHVEVRGLRPNWTYFYRFRAGRFVSPVGRTKTAPAPGTPLTTLRVGVASCQVWWGGFYTAYRHMSDDDLAVVLHLGDYIYENTIPADGLHRKVTLPTEIRTEPWTLTEYRLRYALFRTDPDLQAAHAALPFVVTWDDHEVDDNWAGDFSRDLDVDPATFRQRRAAAAQAYYEHLPLRLPQKPNGADIRLYRRLTYGDLVTVHVLDERSYRDDQACGDGQQEDCAERLDPTRTMFGAEQERWLAEGLTGARTRWNLLANQVPMSQFDLDVGDPLPLFMDAWDGYPAARQRLLDLFADRPDLNPVVVTGDRHRHIAAELKLNFDDPDSATVGVEFGGTSISSDQDGEDLDPHSEVVLAANPHVRFMNHQRGYLRLTLTREQCRADHLVMPYVSRPGAPIAVRASFVTEAGKPGLQLDTQSRV comes from the coding sequence ATGGTGTCGACGACCGCGCTCCGGCGAATCCTCGGTCGGCGAGACGTCCTCTCCGGTCTGGCCGGCCTGGGCCTGTTCGCGGCCGGTTTCTCCCACGCTCCGGTGTGGGCGGAGCCGCGCCTACGCGAGGACCCGTTCACGCTGGGCGTCGCGTCGGGTGATCCGCATCCCGACGGAGTCGTCTTGTGGACCCGTCTCGCGCCAGAGCCGCTCGCCCTCGACGGCCACGGCGGCATGCCGAACCTGGCGGTTCCCGTCCGGTGGGAGGTCGCGCTCGACGAGCGGTTCCGGCGAGTCGTCCAGCGTGGCGAGGTCCTCGCCGTGCCGGAGCTCGCCCACGCGGTCCACGTCGAGGTGCGTGGCCTGCGTCCGAACTGGACGTACTTCTATCGCTTCCGCGCTGGACGGTTCGTGAGCCCGGTGGGCCGAACGAAGACCGCGCCCGCTCCGGGTACGCCGCTCACGACGCTGCGCGTCGGCGTCGCGTCGTGCCAGGTGTGGTGGGGCGGCTTCTACACCGCCTACCGCCACATGAGCGACGACGACCTCGCCGTCGTCCTGCACCTGGGCGACTACATCTACGAGAACACGATCCCGGCCGACGGCCTGCACCGCAAGGTCACCTTGCCCACGGAGATCCGTACGGAACCGTGGACGTTGACCGAGTACCGGTTGCGGTACGCGCTCTTCCGGACCGACCCGGACCTGCAGGCGGCGCACGCCGCGCTCCCGTTCGTGGTCACCTGGGACGACCACGAGGTCGACGACAACTGGGCTGGAGACTTCTCGCGCGACCTCGACGTGGATCCCGCGACGTTCCGGCAGCGCCGGGCGGCGGCTGCCCAGGCCTACTACGAGCACCTGCCGCTCCGTCTGCCCCAGAAGCCGAACGGAGCCGACATCCGGCTGTACCGCCGCCTCACCTACGGCGACCTGGTGACCGTCCACGTTCTCGACGAGCGCTCCTATCGCGACGACCAGGCCTGTGGGGACGGCCAGCAGGAGGACTGCGCGGAACGACTCGACCCGACGCGGACGATGTTCGGAGCGGAGCAGGAGCGCTGGCTGGCCGAGGGCCTCACCGGCGCTCGAACCCGGTGGAACCTGCTCGCGAACCAGGTACCGATGAGCCAGTTCGACTTGGACGTCGGTGATCCTCTTCCCCTGTTCATGGACGCCTGGGACGGCTACCCCGCGGCCCGTCAGCGCCTCCTCGACCTGTTCGCCGACCGACCGGACCTCAACCCCGTCGTGGTGACCGGCGACCGGCATCGCCACATCGCCGCCGAGCTGAAGCTGAACTTCGACGACCCCGACTCCGCCACGGTCGGTGTCGAGTTCGGCGGCACGTCGATCAGCTCCGACCAAGACGGCGAGGACCTCGACCCACACAGTGAGGTCGTCCTGGCGGCCAACCCGCACGTGCGGTTCATGAACCACCAGCGCGGCTACCTTCGCCTCACCCTGACCCGCGAGCAGTGTCGGGCTGACCACCTCGTGATGCCTTACGTGTCACGTCCTGGAGCGCCCATCGCCGTTCGGGCCAGCTTCGTGACCGAGGCGGGCAAGCCCGGCTTGCAGCTCGACACGCAGTCGCGGGTCTAG
- a CDS encoding Ppx/GppA phosphatase family protein — protein sequence MRLGVLDVGSNTVHLLIVDAQPGAPPLPAFSHKTELRLAEHLDEVGALTYAGTRMLATSVRQALEIAEREGCETVVSFATSAIRDATNAEDVLRSIAATAGVHLTVLSGEQEARLTFLAVRRWFGWSSRRLLVLDIGGGSLELAIGDNEDPDAALSLPLGAGRLTREWLTSDPPPAEDVAALSRHVRSVIEREADVIRRHREPDRVVGTSKTFRQLARICGAAPSAAGPYARRTMTLDSLRAWLPSLAAMTAAERAVLPGVSPTRAPQLLAGAVVAQAAMEVLDVHELELCPWALREGVILRHLDTMRSEAFE from the coding sequence ATGCGGCTCGGCGTGCTCGACGTGGGCTCCAACACGGTGCACCTGCTCATCGTCGACGCGCAACCCGGCGCTCCCCCTCTCCCGGCCTTCTCCCACAAGACCGAGCTCCGGCTCGCCGAGCACCTGGACGAGGTGGGCGCTCTCACCTACGCCGGCACGCGGATGCTGGCGACCAGCGTCCGTCAGGCCCTGGAGATCGCCGAGCGCGAAGGGTGCGAGACGGTGGTGTCGTTCGCGACCTCGGCGATCCGAGACGCCACGAATGCCGAGGACGTCCTGCGCTCCATCGCGGCCACGGCCGGCGTCCACCTCACCGTCTTGTCCGGCGAGCAGGAGGCGCGGTTGACCTTCCTCGCGGTCAGACGGTGGTTCGGCTGGTCGTCACGGCGGCTCCTCGTCCTCGACATCGGCGGCGGGTCACTCGAGCTGGCTATCGGCGACAACGAGGATCCAGACGCGGCCCTGTCGCTGCCGCTCGGCGCCGGCCGGCTGACCCGAGAGTGGCTCACCTCCGACCCGCCCCCGGCGGAGGACGTCGCGGCGCTGTCCCGGCACGTCAGGTCCGTGATCGAACGCGAAGCCGACGTGATCCGACGCCACCGCGAGCCAGACCGTGTGGTGGGCACGTCCAAGACCTTTCGGCAGCTGGCGCGGATCTGCGGCGCCGCGCCGTCGGCGGCGGGACCGTACGCGCGGCGCACCATGACCCTCGACAGCCTTCGGGCATGGCTGCCCTCACTCGCGGCGATGACGGCCGCGGAGCGGGCCGTGCTGCCGGGCGTCTCGCCGACGCGGGCCCCTCAGCTGCTCGCCGGCGCGGTCGTCGCCCAGGCCGCGATGGAGGTCCTCGACGTCCACGAGCTCGAGCTGTGTCCGTGGGCTCTCCGTGAAGGTGTCATACTCCGGCACTTGGACACGATGCGCTCGGAGGCATTCGAGTGA
- a CDS encoding N-acetylglucosamine kinase, whose product MNDDDHSPGVRLAVDGGQTKLVMATVEGHGDQARVGAQVLVPGFQWTAGMDPVEQQCDRVVAAWEELGRPGPVEVIALGLAGGASDRDSRQRLAPLVAERLGARRVLLTGDDVTTHLGVLGGDVGVVVAAGTGVACLAVTPQGELLNVDGLGYLFGDAGGGFSLGLAGLRAALAGYEGRGAPTALTARAEERVGRPLRDAVKRWYRRPTLVADVASFAAEVTEAAKDDAVARVLCQAAGEELAVSVTAAVRRGFPGAGDRTVPVSWAGGLLRAPIIFEAFASGLSQLCPSADLREPQGDSLSGAVRLASGVDVPHLANVVVHPALSG is encoded by the coding sequence GTGAACGACGACGACCATTCACCCGGCGTTCGCCTGGCCGTCGATGGCGGCCAAACCAAGCTCGTCATGGCGACCGTGGAGGGCCACGGAGATCAGGCTCGCGTGGGCGCCCAGGTGCTGGTCCCTGGCTTCCAGTGGACCGCCGGCATGGACCCGGTCGAGCAGCAGTGCGACCGGGTGGTCGCCGCGTGGGAGGAGCTGGGTCGGCCCGGACCGGTGGAGGTCATCGCCCTCGGTCTGGCCGGCGGGGCCTCCGACCGAGACAGCCGACAGCGTCTCGCGCCACTCGTCGCCGAGCGGCTCGGCGCCCGTCGGGTGCTGTTGACCGGGGATGACGTGACCACCCACCTCGGCGTCCTGGGCGGAGATGTGGGCGTCGTGGTGGCGGCGGGGACAGGGGTGGCGTGCCTCGCGGTGACGCCGCAGGGTGAACTGCTCAACGTCGATGGGCTTGGTTACCTCTTCGGCGACGCCGGCGGTGGATTCTCCCTGGGCCTCGCGGGGCTGCGCGCCGCCCTCGCCGGTTACGAGGGACGCGGTGCGCCCACCGCACTCACCGCTCGTGCGGAGGAACGTGTTGGACGGCCGCTCCGGGACGCGGTGAAGCGGTGGTATCGCCGACCGACGCTGGTGGCCGACGTCGCCTCGTTCGCCGCCGAGGTGACCGAGGCGGCGAAGGACGACGCCGTGGCGAGGGTGCTGTGCCAGGCGGCGGGGGAGGAGCTCGCCGTGAGCGTCACCGCCGCGGTGCGGCGGGGCTTCCCGGGAGCCGGAGACCGGACTGTCCCGGTGTCGTGGGCCGGCGGGCTGCTCCGAGCCCCGATCATCTTCGAGGCGTTCGCCTCCGGTCTCAGCCAGCTCTGCCCATCCGCCGACCTTCGCGAGCCGCAGGGCGACTCGCTCAGCGGCGCCGTCCGGCTGGCGAGCGGGGTGGACGTCCCCCATCTGGCCAACGTCGTCGTGCACCCGGCGTTGTCCGGCTGA
- a CDS encoding class I SAM-dependent methyltransferase codes for MPLIAQGARPSPNIWNHPDRYELENRAADPDRVIEAAMHRRRPWAGARVLDIGCGTGFHLPRFAALAAHVVGVEPHGRLVEYARRRCARLPTVEVRQGVAQALPLPDASVDVVHARWAYFFGPGCEPGLAEIRRVVRRGGAAFIIDNDATRSSFGRWFRQAFPSYDPDRVERFWARQGYARDSLDIRWRFERREDFEAVVRIEFPPAVAERILVEHDGLEVDYAVNLWWRLF; via the coding sequence GTGCCGCTCATCGCGCAAGGGGCCCGGCCGAGCCCCAACATCTGGAACCACCCAGATCGCTACGAGCTGGAGAATCGGGCCGCCGACCCCGACCGGGTCATCGAGGCGGCGATGCATCGGCGACGCCCGTGGGCTGGTGCGCGCGTCCTCGACATCGGCTGCGGCACGGGGTTCCACCTCCCCCGGTTCGCGGCCCTGGCCGCTCACGTCGTCGGCGTCGAACCGCACGGCCGGCTCGTGGAGTACGCCCGCCGACGGTGCGCGCGACTCCCCACGGTGGAGGTTCGCCAAGGCGTGGCCCAAGCGCTGCCGCTGCCGGACGCGTCGGTCGACGTCGTCCACGCCCGCTGGGCGTACTTCTTCGGCCCCGGCTGCGAGCCCGGACTGGCCGAGATCCGGCGGGTGGTGCGCCGCGGCGGGGCGGCGTTCATCATCGACAACGACGCCACGCGCAGCAGCTTCGGTCGCTGGTTCCGCCAGGCCTTCCCCTCGTATGACCCCGACCGCGTCGAGCGCTTCTGGGCTCGGCAGGGGTACGCGCGGGACTCTCTCGACATCCGGTGGCGCTTCGAGCGGCGGGAGGACTTCGAAGCGGTGGTCCGGATCGAGTTCCCTCCCGCCGTGGCGGAGCGCATCCTCGTCGAGCACGACGGGCTCGAGGTGGACTACGCCGTCAACCTGTGGTGGCGGCTTTTTTGA
- the radA gene encoding DNA repair protein RadA, producing MAKATTSRSRKPAYRCVECGWQTVRWVGRCGECQAWGTVEEVGLARPAAVTSPGPVSQPAVPIDEIDVEAARAEPTGIGELDRVLGGGLVQGAVVLVAGEPGVGKSTLLLEVAAERARAGGRSLYVSGEESAAQVRLRAERVNAMTSRLYLAAETDLSAVLGHIDAVRPDLLVLDSVQTVASSEVEGVAGGVTQVREVAAALIRVAKERGIATIMVGHVTKDGSIAGPRVLEHLVDVVLHFEGDRSSRLRMVRAVKNRFGPTDEVGCFDFADGGLVSLPDPSGLFLTRRPEPVSGSCVTVTLEGQRPLLAEVQALVAPSALATPRRATSGLDSSRLAMILAVLQRRARLLRLGKDDVYAATVGGVRLREPASDLAVALAIASSATDQPLPSRLVALGEVGLAGDLRPVTGIQRRLTEAARLGFTEALVPPHSGTPPSGVHVREVASIGEALHAAVRLGNVVSLPHREAEAR from the coding sequence ATGGCCAAGGCAACCACCTCTCGGTCGCGCAAGCCCGCCTACCGCTGTGTCGAGTGTGGATGGCAGACCGTGCGGTGGGTCGGTCGGTGCGGCGAGTGCCAAGCCTGGGGCACCGTCGAGGAGGTCGGTCTCGCCCGCCCGGCGGCTGTCACCTCCCCGGGGCCCGTGAGCCAACCCGCCGTACCGATCGACGAGATCGACGTGGAGGCGGCGCGGGCCGAACCCACGGGGATCGGTGAGCTCGACCGAGTGTTGGGCGGTGGCCTCGTCCAGGGGGCCGTCGTCCTGGTCGCCGGTGAACCGGGCGTGGGCAAGTCCACCCTGCTCCTCGAGGTCGCCGCGGAACGGGCCCGCGCCGGCGGTCGCAGCCTCTACGTCTCCGGCGAGGAGTCGGCGGCGCAAGTCCGGCTCCGCGCCGAGCGCGTCAACGCGATGACGTCGCGGCTCTACCTCGCGGCCGAGACCGACTTGTCCGCTGTCCTCGGCCACATCGACGCGGTGCGGCCTGACCTCCTCGTGCTCGACTCCGTGCAGACCGTGGCGTCCAGTGAGGTCGAGGGGGTGGCGGGCGGTGTGACACAGGTTCGAGAGGTCGCCGCGGCACTCATCCGGGTGGCCAAGGAACGTGGTATCGCCACGATCATGGTGGGCCACGTCACCAAGGACGGCTCGATCGCCGGCCCACGGGTGCTGGAGCACCTCGTCGACGTCGTCCTCCACTTCGAAGGAGATCGCAGCTCCCGCCTCCGGATGGTCCGCGCGGTCAAGAACCGCTTCGGTCCCACCGACGAGGTCGGCTGCTTCGACTTCGCCGACGGCGGCCTGGTCAGCCTCCCCGACCCGAGCGGGCTGTTCCTCACCCGACGCCCCGAGCCGGTGTCGGGCAGCTGCGTCACCGTCACCCTCGAGGGTCAGCGCCCGCTGCTGGCCGAGGTGCAAGCCCTCGTCGCCCCGTCCGCCCTGGCCACTCCACGCCGCGCGACATCCGGGCTCGACTCCAGCCGGCTGGCCATGATCCTCGCCGTGCTCCAACGCCGCGCCCGGCTGCTGCGGCTGGGGAAGGACGACGTCTACGCGGCGACGGTGGGCGGCGTCCGGCTGCGCGAACCGGCCTCAGACCTCGCCGTCGCCCTGGCCATCGCCAGCTCCGCCACCGACCAGCCGTTGCCGTCCCGTCTCGTGGCCCTCGGCGAGGTCGGGCTCGCGGGCGACCTGCGACCAGTGACCGGTATCCAACGGCGGCTCACCGAGGCCGCCCGGCTCGGCTTCACCGAGGCGCTGGTGCCGCCGCACAGCGGCACGCCACCCTCCGGCGTGCACGTCCGGGAGGTCGCCAGCATCGGGGAGGCGCTCCACGCCGCGGTCCGGCTCGGGAACGTCGTGAGCCTTCCACACCGCGAGGCGGAGGCACGCTGA
- a CDS encoding sugar isomerase domain-containing protein, producing MTQNEAAPIDQPTLDDAVRVLRGAFERVVETQRDAIAAAADLIAAAIPEGGIIQVFGTGHSRALAMEIAGRAGGLVCANMLAIKDLVFLGGEDPASLLDPLAERDPSLAARVLALHEIHPRDVFVIVSNSGGNGSVVEMARLVKERGHPVVAVTSLQHSRAITSRHPSGLRLFELADIVIDNGAVRGDAELELSGGVSICPTSSLTGALIAQMLTVEVCGRLLAAGHQPPVYVSANVPEGDAHNDRMRERYGARVTLSEP from the coding sequence GTGACCCAGAACGAGGCCGCGCCCATCGACCAGCCCACCCTCGACGACGCGGTACGCGTCCTGCGCGGGGCGTTCGAGCGGGTGGTGGAGACGCAGCGGGACGCCATCGCGGCCGCCGCGGATCTCATCGCCGCTGCCATCCCCGAAGGGGGGATCATCCAGGTCTTCGGGACCGGCCACAGCAGAGCGCTCGCGATGGAGATCGCCGGCCGAGCCGGGGGCCTGGTCTGCGCCAACATGCTGGCCATCAAGGACCTGGTGTTCCTGGGCGGCGAGGATCCTGCTTCCCTTCTCGACCCGCTCGCCGAGCGGGACCCGAGCCTGGCGGCGCGGGTGCTCGCCCTGCACGAGATCCACCCACGGGATGTGTTCGTGATCGTCTCCAACTCTGGAGGCAACGGCTCCGTGGTCGAGATGGCGCGGCTGGTCAAGGAACGCGGCCACCCCGTCGTCGCCGTCACGTCGCTGCAGCACAGCCGGGCGATCACCTCCCGCCACCCCTCGGGGCTCCGGCTGTTCGAGCTCGCCGACATCGTGATCGACAACGGCGCTGTCCGGGGTGACGCCGAGCTCGAGCTGTCCGGTGGCGTCTCGATCTGCCCGACCTCCTCACTGACCGGCGCGCTCATCGCCCAGATGCTGACCGTCGAGGTGTGTGGGCGGCTGCTCGCGGCTGGGCACCAGCCACCGGTCTACGTGTCGGCGAACGTGCCCGAGGGCGACGCCCACAACGACCGGATGCGGGAGCGCTACGGCGCCCGAGTCACGCTGAGTGAGCCGTAA
- a CDS encoding sugar phosphate isomerase/epimerase family protein, producing the protein MPNAPIALSTASVYPESTATAFELAARLGYDGVEVMVGTDPLSQDVEALRRLSEYHQMPIVSIHAPTLLITQRVWGTDPWGKLDRGAEAAKALGAKVVVVHPPFRWQRDYARQFVAGVAKRAEETGITFAVENMYPWKAAGQGLQAYLPGWDPRDFDYAAVTLDLSHTATAGVDAYEMAYDLGDRLAHVHLADGNGSIKDEHLVPGRGNQRCADVLELLARRGFTGAIVLEVNTRRAASRSEREADLAEALAFARLHFAAPVVPAYTVASDGTIEAVGQ; encoded by the coding sequence GTGCCCAATGCCCCAATCGCCCTGTCGACGGCGTCGGTGTACCCCGAGTCGACGGCGACAGCGTTCGAGCTGGCCGCCCGCCTCGGCTACGACGGGGTCGAGGTCATGGTGGGCACCGATCCCCTGAGCCAGGACGTGGAGGCCCTGCGCCGGCTCAGCGAGTACCACCAGATGCCGATCGTGTCGATCCACGCCCCGACGTTGCTCATCACCCAGCGGGTCTGGGGCACCGACCCGTGGGGCAAGCTGGATCGCGGCGCCGAGGCCGCGAAGGCGCTGGGCGCGAAGGTCGTCGTCGTGCACCCGCCGTTCCGTTGGCAGCGCGACTACGCCCGTCAGTTCGTGGCGGGAGTCGCCAAGCGCGCGGAGGAGACCGGGATCACCTTCGCGGTCGAGAACATGTACCCATGGAAGGCGGCCGGTCAGGGCCTGCAGGCGTACCTGCCGGGGTGGGACCCCCGTGATTTCGACTACGCGGCGGTGACGCTCGACCTCTCCCACACGGCGACGGCCGGTGTCGACGCCTACGAGATGGCGTACGACCTTGGCGACCGGCTCGCCCACGTGCACCTGGCGGACGGCAACGGATCGATCAAGGACGAGCACCTGGTGCCTGGTCGTGGTAACCAGCGATGCGCCGATGTGCTGGAGTTGCTGGCCCGCCGTGGCTTCACCGGCGCCATCGTGCTCGAGGTCAACACCCGACGCGCGGCCAGCCGCTCGGAGCGAGAAGCCGACCTCGCCGAAGCCCTCGCCTTCGCGCGGCTCCACTTCGCCGCACCCGTGGTGCCGGCGTACACCGTCGCCTCCGACGGCACCATCGAGGCGGTCGGTCAGTAG
- a CDS encoding SGNH/GDSL hydrolase family protein has protein sequence MGGVRRRLVRLAFVLGLVSLWFPVAAAPAHADALRYVALGDSYSSGVGTRSYYSDGTDCKRSPYAYPVLVATRLGAALSFAACSGATVADVRDKQLAGLDAATNLVTVSVGGNDAGWASVLFRCAQPWPTTCWDEIESANGFIRDVLPGRLDSLFTAIRAAAPTAHVIVVGYPRLFNGEECNLAARISPGEQAELNASADLLAATIGGRARAHGFDFVDARPAFTGHSVCDDVEWINGLSNPIGESYHPNRLGQAGYADLVAAAAGVRASQTSSPNRKE, from the coding sequence ATGGGCGGGGTCCGACGTCGCCTCGTTCGATTAGCGTTCGTCCTCGGCCTGGTCAGCCTCTGGTTCCCCGTGGCCGCCGCGCCGGCGCACGCCGACGCGCTTCGCTACGTGGCTCTGGGCGACTCGTACTCGTCCGGCGTGGGCACCCGCTCCTACTACTCGGACGGCACCGACTGCAAGCGGTCGCCCTACGCCTATCCAGTGCTGGTGGCCACGCGGCTAGGCGCGGCGCTGTCCTTCGCCGCCTGCTCGGGCGCCACGGTCGCCGACGTGCGTGACAAACAGCTCGCCGGCCTCGACGCGGCGACGAATCTGGTGACCGTCTCGGTCGGCGGCAATGACGCGGGCTGGGCCTCGGTTCTCTTCCGGTGCGCTCAGCCGTGGCCGACGACCTGTTGGGACGAGATCGAGTCGGCGAACGGCTTCATCCGCGATGTCCTCCCCGGCCGACTGGACTCGCTGTTCACGGCGATCCGTGCGGCCGCGCCGACGGCCCACGTCATCGTGGTCGGCTACCCGCGACTCTTCAACGGCGAGGAGTGCAACCTCGCCGCTCGGATCAGCCCAGGCGAGCAGGCCGAGCTCAACGCGAGCGCCGACCTGCTGGCCGCGACGATCGGCGGTCGGGCGCGCGCGCATGGGTTCGACTTCGTCGACGCCCGTCCCGCGTTCACCGGGCACTCGGTCTGCGACGACGTCGAGTGGATCAACGGACTGTCCAACCCGATCGGCGAGTCCTACCACCCGAACCGTCTCGGCCAAGCGGGCTACGCCGACCTCGTCGCAGCGGCGGCTGGCGTCCGTGCTTCCCAGACGTCGTCACCGAACCGCAAGGAATGA
- a CDS encoding family 78 glycoside hydrolase catalytic domain has product MTAALVPYRLRTEYADEPLGVDEPAPRFSWLLSVRLPASDGQGSGELDAAAARQSAYQVIVARDVERLRAGQGDVWDSGRVDSDQTNQVEYAGAPLRSATRYVWAVRVWDGAGRLSDWSEPASFETGLLGEDDWGGARWIGHPAGRDGDAHAPVPPSPLLRTTFTLPAGQVTRARLYVSGLGYGEYFLDGQRVGRAVLDPAPTAYHATVLYSTYDVTDLLRGEGTTHALAAALGRGRYGEPTPNVWYWEKAPWWDHPALLAQLVIWYADGRIERVVSDETWRCVDGPTRADSLYAGEEYDARHEQPGWTRADFDDSAWVRAVAVRPPGGVLRSQQVEQIEPVAEIAPVSLTEPAPGVFVFDLGQQLAGWARLRLSGPAGTRVRIRYGERLRPDGTVDIEQRLIYRDIQTDHYVLRGGDVEVYQPRFSYKGFQYVQVDGHPSRPTLEDLRGVVVHTAVASTGEFDCDDEVVNRLHAGTRWAVLNNLHGIPTDTPVFEKNGWTGDAHLTAAVAAYNFHMPRLYTKWLRDWVDAQLPNGAFPPIVPTSGWGYPGDPNAAIVGPIPAWDVAYVEIPWVMYRFYGDERVLARHYDGARRYLDYLVDGFLEDDVVLVGLGDYLPPGVGGVPPEGPGVYETAYTYRFVQLLREFATVLDKRADLAGYDELMSRLRDGFNRAFFDPATATYHGERPTGYRQSANVVALAFGLAPEEVRQAVLDNLVADIHARQDHLDTGVIGTKFLFPLLTRHGLVDLAYTVATQRTYPGYGFWLEQGATALYEHWQADSRSRDHHFFGHIDQWFIEDLAGVAPAAPGFARVRVRPVPPRALGRARVALDTVRGRVASSWRRVDDGFEVRVELPPGVTAEVHVPQPTGDYVVQHCGPGTHTFRS; this is encoded by the coding sequence ATGACCGCTGCCCTCGTTCCCTACCGGCTGCGCACCGAGTACGCCGACGAACCTCTCGGCGTCGACGAGCCCGCACCGCGGTTCTCGTGGCTGCTGAGCGTCCGCCTCCCAGCCTCCGACGGGCAAGGGTCGGGCGAGCTCGACGCCGCCGCGGCACGCCAGTCGGCGTACCAGGTCATCGTGGCCAGGGACGTGGAGAGACTGCGGGCCGGTCAGGGCGATGTGTGGGACTCCGGACGCGTCGACTCCGACCAGACCAACCAGGTGGAGTACGCGGGTGCGCCGCTGCGGTCGGCCACTCGGTACGTCTGGGCGGTGCGCGTCTGGGACGGCGCCGGACGGCTCTCCGACTGGTCCGAACCCGCCTCGTTCGAGACGGGCCTGCTCGGCGAGGACGATTGGGGCGGCGCGCGATGGATCGGGCACCCCGCCGGCCGGGACGGCGACGCCCACGCGCCGGTGCCCCCGTCGCCGCTGCTGCGGACAACGTTCACGCTGCCAGCCGGGCAGGTGACGCGGGCCCGGCTGTACGTGAGCGGACTCGGGTACGGCGAGTACTTCCTCGACGGGCAGCGGGTCGGCCGCGCGGTGCTGGACCCGGCGCCCACCGCGTACCACGCGACGGTCCTGTACTCGACATACGACGTGACAGACCTCCTGCGGGGCGAGGGCACGACACACGCGCTCGCGGCGGCGTTGGGCCGCGGCCGGTACGGCGAGCCGACGCCCAACGTCTGGTACTGGGAGAAGGCTCCGTGGTGGGACCATCCCGCGCTGCTCGCTCAGCTGGTGATCTGGTACGCCGACGGGCGGATCGAGCGCGTCGTGAGCGACGAGACCTGGCGGTGCGTCGACGGACCGACGCGTGCCGATTCGCTCTACGCGGGTGAGGAGTACGACGCTCGCCACGAGCAGCCGGGGTGGACCCGAGCTGACTTCGACGACAGCGCCTGGGTGCGCGCGGTGGCAGTCCGGCCGCCCGGTGGCGTGCTGCGCTCGCAGCAGGTGGAGCAGATCGAGCCGGTGGCGGAGATCGCACCGGTGAGTCTGACCGAGCCGGCTCCCGGAGTGTTCGTCTTCGATCTCGGGCAGCAGCTCGCCGGATGGGCGCGGCTACGGCTGTCCGGCCCGGCCGGCACGCGGGTCCGCATTCGCTACGGGGAGCGGCTGCGCCCCGACGGGACGGTCGACATCGAGCAGCGGCTGATCTACCGCGACATCCAGACCGACCACTACGTCCTGCGCGGGGGCGACGTCGAGGTCTACCAGCCGCGCTTCTCCTACAAGGGTTTCCAGTACGTCCAGGTCGACGGTCACCCGAGTCGACCGACGCTGGAAGACCTGCGTGGGGTCGTCGTCCACACCGCGGTCGCCTCGACCGGCGAGTTCGACTGCGACGACGAGGTGGTCAATCGGCTGCACGCCGGGACCAGGTGGGCGGTGCTGAACAACCTCCATGGCATCCCGACGGACACGCCGGTGTTCGAGAAGAACGGGTGGACCGGTGACGCACACCTGACCGCTGCGGTCGCGGCGTACAACTTCCACATGCCGCGCCTGTACACCAAGTGGTTGCGGGACTGGGTGGATGCGCAGCTCCCGAACGGCGCGTTCCCGCCGATCGTCCCGACCAGCGGCTGGGGCTATCCCGGCGACCCCAACGCGGCGATCGTGGGACCGATCCCCGCCTGGGACGTGGCGTACGTCGAGATCCCGTGGGTGATGTACCGCTTCTACGGCGACGAGCGGGTGCTCGCCCGTCACTACGACGGGGCGCGGCGCTACCTGGACTACCTCGTCGACGGGTTCTTGGAGGACGACGTCGTCCTGGTCGGGCTCGGCGACTACCTCCCACCCGGTGTCGGCGGCGTCCCGCCGGAGGGCCCGGGCGTGTACGAGACGGCGTACACCTACCGGTTCGTCCAGCTGCTCCGCGAGTTCGCGACCGTCCTCGACAAGCGAGCCGACCTCGCCGGCTACGACGAGCTGATGTCTCGACTGCGGGACGGCTTCAACCGCGCGTTCTTCGACCCAGCGACCGCGACGTATCACGGTGAACGCCCGACGGGGTACCGGCAGTCCGCCAACGTGGTGGCGCTGGCGTTCGGGCTCGCCCCGGAGGAGGTTCGGCAGGCTGTCCTTGACAACCTTGTGGCCGACATCCACGCGCGACAGGATCACCTTGACACCGGGGTGATCGGGACGAAGTTCTTGTTCCCACTGCTCACCCGGCACGGCCTGGTGGATCTCGCCTACACGGTGGCGACCCAGCGCACCTACCCGGGCTACGGGTTCTGGCTGGAGCAGGGCGCGACCGCGCTGTACGAGCACTGGCAGGCCGACTCCCGGTCACGGGACCATCACTTCTTCGGGCACATCGACCAGTGGTTCATCGAGGACCTCGCCGGTGTCGCACCGGCCGCACCGGGCTTCGCGCGGGTGCGGGTACGACCGGTGCCGCCGCGTGCCCTCGGGCGGGCGAGGGTCGCGCTCGACACCGTCCGCGGACGGGTCGCCTCCTCCTGGCGTCGGGTCGACGACGGCTTCGAGGTCCGGGTGGAGCTGCCCCCGGGCGTGACCGCGGAGGTGCACGTGCCGCAACCCACCGGGGACTACGTCGTCCAGCACTGCGGGCCGGGGACGCACACCTTCCGCTCGTGA